One segment of Cervus canadensis isolate Bull #8, Minnesota chromosome 32, ASM1932006v1, whole genome shotgun sequence DNA contains the following:
- the TBC1D24 gene encoding TBC1 domain family member 24 isoform X3, producing MDSAIPDLGPKELSCMELPELKQLARQGYWARSYALRGQVYQRLIQDIPCRTVTPDASVYRDIVGKIVGKHSSASLPLPEFVDNTQVPSYCLNSKGEGAVRKILLCISNQFPDVSFCPALPAVVALLLHYSADEAECFEKACRILACKDPSRKLVDQSFLAFESSCMTFGDLVNKYCQAAHQLMVAVSEDVLQVYADWQRWLFGELPLSYFARVFDVFLVEGYKVLYRVALAILKFFHKARAGQPLESDSVKQDIRTFVRDIAKTVSPEKLLEKAFAIRLFSRKEIQLLQMANEKALKQKGITVKQKSVSLSKRQFVHLAVHADNFHSEIVGVKEMRDIWSWVPERFALCQPLLLFSSLQHGYSLTRFYFQCEGREPTVLLIKTTQKEVCGAYLSTDWSERNKFGGKLGFFGTGECFVFRLQPEVQRYEWVVIKHPELTKPASLESTSLESTSLESATVSPSPSHSLSSESSDRLSPFLATRHFNLPSKTESLFMAGGSDCLIIGGGGGQALYIDGDLNRGRTGHCDTFNNQPLCSENFLIAAVEAWGFQDPDIQ from the exons ATGGACTCGGCCATCCCGGACCTGGGGCCCAAGGAGCTGAGCTGCATGGAGCTGCCGGAGCTGAAGCAGCTGGCGCGCCAGGGCTACTGGGCCCGCAGCTACGCCCTGCGGGGGCAGGTGTACCAGCGCCTGATCCAGGACATCCCCTGCCGCACGGTCACCCCTGACGCCAGCGTGTACAGAGACATTGTTGGCAAGATCGTGGGCAAGCACAGCAGCGCCAGCCTGCCCCTGCCCGAGTTTGTGGACAACACGCAGGTGCCCAGCTACTGCCTGAACTCGAAGGGCGAGGGCGCTGTGCGCAAGATCCTGCTGTGCATCAGCAACCAGTTCCCCGACGTCTCCTTCTGCCCCGCGCTGCCCGCGGTCGTGGCTCTGCTGTTGCACTACAGTGCCGACGAGGCCGAGTGCTTCGAGAAGGCTTGCCGCATCCTGGCCTGCAAGGACCCCAGCAGGAAGCTGGTAGACCAGAGCTTCCTGGCCTTCGAGTCCTCCTGCATGACGTTTGGGGACCTGGTGAACAAGTACTGCCAGGCGGCCCACCAGCTGATGGTGGCTGTGTCAGAGGACGTCCTGCAGGTGTACGCGGACTGGCAGCGCTGGCTCTTCGGGGAGCTGCCCCTCAGCTACTTCGCCCGTGTCTTCGACGTCTTCCTGGTGGAGGGTTACAAGGTGTTGTACCGCGTGGCGCTGGCCATCCTCAAGTTCTTCCACAAGGCGAGGGCGGGGCAGCCGCTCGAGTCGGACAGTGTGAAGCAGGACATCCGCACCTTCGTCAGGGACATCGCCAAGACCGTATCTCCCGAGAAACTGCTGGAGAAGGCGTTTGCCATCCGCCTCTTCTCTCGGAAGGAGATTCAGCTCCTACAGATGGCCAATGAAAAAGCTCTGAAGCAGAAGGGCATCACCGTCAAGCAGAAGAG tgtTTCACTTTCTAAAAG GCAGTTCGTGCACCTGGCGGTTCATGCAGACAACTTCCACTCAGAGATCGTCGGTGTGAAGGAGATGAGGGACATCTGGTCGTGGGTCCCTGAGCGGTTCGCCCTCTGCCAGCCCCTCCTGCTCTTCTCCTCGCTGCAGCATGGGTACAGCCTGACCAG GTTCTACTTCCAGTGCGAAGGACGAGAGCCCACCGTTCTGCTGATCAAGACTACGCAGAAGGAG GTGTGTGGCGCCTACCTGTCAACAGACTGGAGTGAGAGAAACAAGTTTGGGGGCAAGCTGGGCTTCTTCGGGACTGGAGAATGCTTCGTGTTTAGG CTGCAGCCCGAGGTCCAGCGCTACGAGTGGGTGGTCATCAAACACCCAGAGCTGACCAAGCCCGCGTCCCTGGAGTCCACGTCCCTGGAGTCCACGTCCCTGGAGTCCGCCACTGTTTCACCCTCCCCGAGCCACTCTCTGTCCTCTGAGAGCTCCGACCGCCTCTCGCCGTTCCTGGCTACTCGGCACTTCAACCTGCCCTCCAAGACGGAGTCCCTGTTCATGGCCGGGGGCAGCGACTGCCTCATCATAG GTGGAGGGGGCGGCCAGGCGCTGTACATCGACGGGGACCTGAACCGGGGCCGCACGGGCCACTGCGACACTTTCAACAACCAGCCTCTCTGCTCTGAGAACTTCCTTATCGCTGCTGTGGAGGCCTGGGGCTTCCAGGACCCTGACATCCAGTGA
- the TBC1D24 gene encoding TBC1 domain family member 24 isoform X1: MNPPAYSCFVDRDKMDSAIPDLGPKELSCMELPELKQLARQGYWARSYALRGQVYQRLIQDIPCRTVTPDASVYRDIVGKIVGKHSSASLPLPEFVDNTQVPSYCLNSKGEGAVRKILLCISNQFPDVSFCPALPAVVALLLHYSADEAECFEKACRILACKDPSRKLVDQSFLAFESSCMTFGDLVNKYCQAAHQLMVAVSEDVLQVYADWQRWLFGELPLSYFARVFDVFLVEGYKVLYRVALAILKFFHKARAGQPLESDSVKQDIRTFVRDIAKTVSPEKLLEKAFAIRLFSRKEIQLLQMANEKALKQKGITVKQKSVSLSKRQFVHLAVHADNFHSEIVGVKEMRDIWSWVPERFALCQPLLLFSSLQHGYSLTRFYFQCEGREPTVLLIKTTQKEVCGAYLSTDWSERNKFGGKLGFFGTGECFVFRLQPEVQRYEWVVIKHPELTKPASLESTSLESTSLESATVSPSPSHSLSSESSDRLSPFLATRHFNLPSKTESLFMAGGSDCLIIGGGGGQALYIDGDLNRGRTGHCDTFNNQPLCSENFLIAAVEAWGFQDPDIQ; the protein is encoded by the exons ATGAACCCCCCCGCCTACAGCTGCTTTGTGGACAGAGACAAGATGGACTCGGCCATCCCGGACCTGGGGCCCAAGGAGCTGAGCTGCATGGAGCTGCCGGAGCTGAAGCAGCTGGCGCGCCAGGGCTACTGGGCCCGCAGCTACGCCCTGCGGGGGCAGGTGTACCAGCGCCTGATCCAGGACATCCCCTGCCGCACGGTCACCCCTGACGCCAGCGTGTACAGAGACATTGTTGGCAAGATCGTGGGCAAGCACAGCAGCGCCAGCCTGCCCCTGCCCGAGTTTGTGGACAACACGCAGGTGCCCAGCTACTGCCTGAACTCGAAGGGCGAGGGCGCTGTGCGCAAGATCCTGCTGTGCATCAGCAACCAGTTCCCCGACGTCTCCTTCTGCCCCGCGCTGCCCGCGGTCGTGGCTCTGCTGTTGCACTACAGTGCCGACGAGGCCGAGTGCTTCGAGAAGGCTTGCCGCATCCTGGCCTGCAAGGACCCCAGCAGGAAGCTGGTAGACCAGAGCTTCCTGGCCTTCGAGTCCTCCTGCATGACGTTTGGGGACCTGGTGAACAAGTACTGCCAGGCGGCCCACCAGCTGATGGTGGCTGTGTCAGAGGACGTCCTGCAGGTGTACGCGGACTGGCAGCGCTGGCTCTTCGGGGAGCTGCCCCTCAGCTACTTCGCCCGTGTCTTCGACGTCTTCCTGGTGGAGGGTTACAAGGTGTTGTACCGCGTGGCGCTGGCCATCCTCAAGTTCTTCCACAAGGCGAGGGCGGGGCAGCCGCTCGAGTCGGACAGTGTGAAGCAGGACATCCGCACCTTCGTCAGGGACATCGCCAAGACCGTATCTCCCGAGAAACTGCTGGAGAAGGCGTTTGCCATCCGCCTCTTCTCTCGGAAGGAGATTCAGCTCCTACAGATGGCCAATGAAAAAGCTCTGAAGCAGAAGGGCATCACCGTCAAGCAGAAGAG tgtTTCACTTTCTAAAAG GCAGTTCGTGCACCTGGCGGTTCATGCAGACAACTTCCACTCAGAGATCGTCGGTGTGAAGGAGATGAGGGACATCTGGTCGTGGGTCCCTGAGCGGTTCGCCCTCTGCCAGCCCCTCCTGCTCTTCTCCTCGCTGCAGCATGGGTACAGCCTGACCAG GTTCTACTTCCAGTGCGAAGGACGAGAGCCCACCGTTCTGCTGATCAAGACTACGCAGAAGGAG GTGTGTGGCGCCTACCTGTCAACAGACTGGAGTGAGAGAAACAAGTTTGGGGGCAAGCTGGGCTTCTTCGGGACTGGAGAATGCTTCGTGTTTAGG CTGCAGCCCGAGGTCCAGCGCTACGAGTGGGTGGTCATCAAACACCCAGAGCTGACCAAGCCCGCGTCCCTGGAGTCCACGTCCCTGGAGTCCACGTCCCTGGAGTCCGCCACTGTTTCACCCTCCCCGAGCCACTCTCTGTCCTCTGAGAGCTCCGACCGCCTCTCGCCGTTCCTGGCTACTCGGCACTTCAACCTGCCCTCCAAGACGGAGTCCCTGTTCATGGCCGGGGGCAGCGACTGCCTCATCATAG GTGGAGGGGGCGGCCAGGCGCTGTACATCGACGGGGACCTGAACCGGGGCCGCACGGGCCACTGCGACACTTTCAACAACCAGCCTCTCTGCTCTGAGAACTTCCTTATCGCTGCTGTGGAGGCCTGGGGCTTCCAGGACCCTGACATCCAGTGA
- the TBC1D24 gene encoding TBC1 domain family member 24 isoform X2 encodes MNPPAYSCFVDRDKMDSAIPDLGPKELSCMELPELKQLARQGYWARSYALRGQVYQRLIQDIPCRTVTPDASVYRDIVGKIVGKHSSASLPLPEFVDNTQVPSYCLNSKGEGAVRKILLCISNQFPDVSFCPALPAVVALLLHYSADEAECFEKACRILACKDPSRKLVDQSFLAFESSCMTFGDLVNKYCQAAHQLMVAVSEDVLQVYADWQRWLFGELPLSYFARVFDVFLVEGYKVLYRVALAILKFFHKARAGQPLESDSVKQDIRTFVRDIAKTVSPEKLLEKAFAIRLFSRKEIQLLQMANEKALKQKGITVKQKRQFVHLAVHADNFHSEIVGVKEMRDIWSWVPERFALCQPLLLFSSLQHGYSLTRFYFQCEGREPTVLLIKTTQKEVCGAYLSTDWSERNKFGGKLGFFGTGECFVFRLQPEVQRYEWVVIKHPELTKPASLESTSLESTSLESATVSPSPSHSLSSESSDRLSPFLATRHFNLPSKTESLFMAGGSDCLIIGGGGGQALYIDGDLNRGRTGHCDTFNNQPLCSENFLIAAVEAWGFQDPDIQ; translated from the exons ATGAACCCCCCCGCCTACAGCTGCTTTGTGGACAGAGACAAGATGGACTCGGCCATCCCGGACCTGGGGCCCAAGGAGCTGAGCTGCATGGAGCTGCCGGAGCTGAAGCAGCTGGCGCGCCAGGGCTACTGGGCCCGCAGCTACGCCCTGCGGGGGCAGGTGTACCAGCGCCTGATCCAGGACATCCCCTGCCGCACGGTCACCCCTGACGCCAGCGTGTACAGAGACATTGTTGGCAAGATCGTGGGCAAGCACAGCAGCGCCAGCCTGCCCCTGCCCGAGTTTGTGGACAACACGCAGGTGCCCAGCTACTGCCTGAACTCGAAGGGCGAGGGCGCTGTGCGCAAGATCCTGCTGTGCATCAGCAACCAGTTCCCCGACGTCTCCTTCTGCCCCGCGCTGCCCGCGGTCGTGGCTCTGCTGTTGCACTACAGTGCCGACGAGGCCGAGTGCTTCGAGAAGGCTTGCCGCATCCTGGCCTGCAAGGACCCCAGCAGGAAGCTGGTAGACCAGAGCTTCCTGGCCTTCGAGTCCTCCTGCATGACGTTTGGGGACCTGGTGAACAAGTACTGCCAGGCGGCCCACCAGCTGATGGTGGCTGTGTCAGAGGACGTCCTGCAGGTGTACGCGGACTGGCAGCGCTGGCTCTTCGGGGAGCTGCCCCTCAGCTACTTCGCCCGTGTCTTCGACGTCTTCCTGGTGGAGGGTTACAAGGTGTTGTACCGCGTGGCGCTGGCCATCCTCAAGTTCTTCCACAAGGCGAGGGCGGGGCAGCCGCTCGAGTCGGACAGTGTGAAGCAGGACATCCGCACCTTCGTCAGGGACATCGCCAAGACCGTATCTCCCGAGAAACTGCTGGAGAAGGCGTTTGCCATCCGCCTCTTCTCTCGGAAGGAGATTCAGCTCCTACAGATGGCCAATGAAAAAGCTCTGAAGCAGAAGGGCATCACCGTCAAGCAGAAGAG GCAGTTCGTGCACCTGGCGGTTCATGCAGACAACTTCCACTCAGAGATCGTCGGTGTGAAGGAGATGAGGGACATCTGGTCGTGGGTCCCTGAGCGGTTCGCCCTCTGCCAGCCCCTCCTGCTCTTCTCCTCGCTGCAGCATGGGTACAGCCTGACCAG GTTCTACTTCCAGTGCGAAGGACGAGAGCCCACCGTTCTGCTGATCAAGACTACGCAGAAGGAG GTGTGTGGCGCCTACCTGTCAACAGACTGGAGTGAGAGAAACAAGTTTGGGGGCAAGCTGGGCTTCTTCGGGACTGGAGAATGCTTCGTGTTTAGG CTGCAGCCCGAGGTCCAGCGCTACGAGTGGGTGGTCATCAAACACCCAGAGCTGACCAAGCCCGCGTCCCTGGAGTCCACGTCCCTGGAGTCCACGTCCCTGGAGTCCGCCACTGTTTCACCCTCCCCGAGCCACTCTCTGTCCTCTGAGAGCTCCGACCGCCTCTCGCCGTTCCTGGCTACTCGGCACTTCAACCTGCCCTCCAAGACGGAGTCCCTGTTCATGGCCGGGGGCAGCGACTGCCTCATCATAG GTGGAGGGGGCGGCCAGGCGCTGTACATCGACGGGGACCTGAACCGGGGCCGCACGGGCCACTGCGACACTTTCAACAACCAGCCTCTCTGCTCTGAGAACTTCCTTATCGCTGCTGTGGAGGCCTGGGGCTTCCAGGACCCTGACATCCAGTGA
- the NTN3 gene encoding netrin-3 → MPGWPWGLLLTAGTLSAALSPGPPAPADPCHDDGGAPRGCVPGLVNAALGREVLASSTCGRPATRACDASDPRRAHPAALLTSAGGTASPVCWRSDSLTQVPHNVTLTVPLGKAFELVFVSLRFCSAPPTSLALLKSQDHGRSWTPLGFFSSHCGLDFGRLPAPADGPAGPGPEALCFPAPQAQPDGGGLLAFSVQDGSPPGLDLDSSPVLQDWVTATDIQVVLTRPAVLGDTRGSVATAPYSYSATELQVGGRCKCNGHASRCLLDPQGHLTCDCRHGTEGPDCSRCKPFYCDRPWQRATTREAHACLACSCNGHARRCRFNMELYRLSGRRSGGVCLNCRHNTAGRHCHYCREGFYRDPGRALSDRRACRACDCHPVGAAGKTCNQTTGQCPCKDGVTGLTCNRCAPGFQQSRSPVAPCVKTPVPGPAEESSPVEPQDCDLHCKPARGSYRISLKKFCRKDYAVQVAVGARGEARGSWTRFPVAVLAVFRSGEERARRGSSALWVPARDAACGCPRLLPGRRYLLLGGGPGAAVGGPGGRGPGLSAARGSLVLPWRDAWTRRLRRLQRRERRGRCGAA, encoded by the exons ATGCCGGGCTGGCCCTGGGGGCTGCTGCTGACCGCGGGCACGCTCTCGGCCGCGTTGAGCCCGGGGCCGCCGGCGCCCGCCGACCCCTGCCATGACGACGGGGGCGCGCCCCGCGGCTGCGTGCCGGGCCTGGTGAACGCGGCCTTGGGCCGCGAGGTGCTGGCCTCCAGCACGTGCGGGCGGCCGGCCACGCGGGCCTGCGACGCTTCGGACCCGCGGCGGGCACACCCCGCCGCCCTCCTTACCTCTGCAGGCGGCACCGCCAGCCCAGTGTGCTGGCGCTCGGACTCGCTGACGCAGGTGCCCCACAACGTGACCCTCACAGTGCCCCTTGGCAAGGCTTTTGAGCTGGTGTTCGTGAGCCTGCGCTTCTGCTCggcaccccccacctccctggcCCTGCTCAAGTCGCAGGACCACGGCCGCAGCTGGACCCCACTCGGCTTCTTCTCCTCCCACTGTGGCCTGGACTTCGGCCGCCTGCCTGCCCCTGCCGATGGCCCAGCTGGCCCAGGGCCCGAAGCCCTGTGCTTCCCTGCGCCCCAGGCCCAGCCCGATGGTGGTGGCCTGCTGGCCTTCAGCGTGcaggacggcagcccgccaggcctggATCTGGACAGCAGCCCGGTGCTCCAAGACTGGGTGACCGCCACGGACATTCAAGTAGTGCTCACAAGGCCTGCCGTGCTGGGAGACACCAGGGGCTCCGTGGCCACGGCCCCTTACTCTTACTCAGCCACTGAGCTCCAGGTGGGCGGGCGCTGCAAGTGCAATGGGCACGCGTCCAGGTGCCTGCTGGACCCCCAGGGCCACCTGACCTGCGACTGCCGGCACGGCACCGAGGGCCCGGACTGCAGCCGCTGCAAGCCCTTCTACTGCGACAGGCCGTGGCAGCGGgccaccacccgggaagcccacgcCTGCCTTG CCTGCTCCTGTAATGGCCATGCTCGCCGCTGCCGTTTCAACATGGAGCTGTACCGACTGTCAGGCCGCCGCAGTGGCGGTGTCTGCCTCAACTGCCGGCACAATACTGCCGGCCGGCACTGCCACTACTGCCGGGAGGGCTTCTACCGAGACCCTGGCCGTGCCCTGAGTGACCGCCGTGCCTGTAGGG CCTGTGACTGTCACCCTGTTGGTGCTGCTGGCAAAACCTGCAACCAGACCACCGGCCAGTGTCCCTGCAAAGATGGCGTCACTGGCCTCACCTGTAACCGCTGTGCCCCTGGCTTCCAGCAGAGCCGCTCTCCGGTGGCACCCTGCGTTA AGACGCCTGTCCCTGGACCCGCTGAGGAGAGCAGTCCTGTGGAGCCCCAGG ACTGCGACTTGCACTGCAAACCCGCCCGTGGCAGCTACCGCATCAGCCTGAAGAAGTTCTGCAGGAAAGACTACG CGGTGCAGGTGGCGGTGGGCGCGCGCGGCGAGGCGCGTGGCTCCTGGACGCGCTTCCCGGTGGCCGTGCTCGCCGTGTTCCGGAGCGGCGAGGAGCGCGCCCGGCGCGGGAGCAGCGCGCTGTGGGTGCCGGCGCGGGACGCCGCCTGCGGCTGCCCCCGCCTACTGCCGGGCCGCCGCTACCTGCTGCtggggggcgggccgggggccGCGGTCGGGGGCcccgggggccgggggccggggctCAGCGCCGCCCGCGGGAGCCTCGTGTTGCCCTGGCGGGATGCGTGGACGAGACGCCTTCGGAGGCTGCAGCGGCGCGAGCGGCGGGGGCGCTGTGGGGCTGCCTGA
- the LOC122432919 gene encoding translation initiation factor IF-2-like → MASRRLPADLAWARLAQCRARRGSLLARRRPQSALLFSVSLGAQSGPGRGRRGAQGGVSRGLGVATHLRESVSGPAEGGSPASQTHPELSPLTAGLAWDCYFGDTPQPPAQPGSLCPECALLGTQASIQDPVFSSRALRAPAARGRRRRTPAQHVAPPQEQSEPGCGPGAGWVVPHGLRGGATRSSPLPPAHSWLRGPSPGFRASQPPPPLARPASESASDSGSADAAPSSPLPPSRPSSPAPGWAQAGARCAPHPLLAQLARPRCSREEAAARAPQAPPARGPSREAGRPARPGPRWAPREDSRASPLLRSARSVPAAAPTSGPRLGPPGGSGGSAPRASGQSLGPGSLSPEGSDVGPRPAG, encoded by the exons ATGGCCAGCCGGCGCCTCCCTGCCGACCTCGCCTGGGCCCGGCTGGCGCAGTGCCGCGCGCGTCGCGGAAGCCTCCTCGCCAGACGCCGTCCCCAAAGCG CGCTGCTTTTCAGCGTCTCGCTTGGCGCGCAGAGCGGGCCTGGCCGCGGTCGGCGCGGGGCGCAAGGCGGCGTCAGCCGGGGACTCGGCGTGGCTACCCACCTCCGGGAGAG TGTCTCTGGCCCAGCTGAGGGTGGCAGCCCCGCCTCGCAGACACACCCCGAGCTGTCGCCACTGACAGCTGGCCTGGCCTGGG ACTGCTACTTCGGGGACACCCCACAACCACCAGCCCAGCCTGGCTCCCTTTGCCCCGAGTGTGCCCTGTTAGGGACCCAGGCGAGCATCCAGGACCCAGTCTTCAGCTCCAGGGCCCTGCGTGCCCCAGCGGCCCGAGGGAGGAGGCGCCGGACCCCCGCCCAGCACGTGGCACCACCCCAGGAACAGTCAGAGCCTGGCTGCGGGCCGGGGGCCGGCTGGGTGGTCCCCCACGGGCTGCGTGGCGGGGCCACCCGCTCCAGCCCCCTCCCGCCAGCACATTCCTGGCTCCGCGGCCCCTCCCCCGGCTTCAGggcctcccagccccctcccccgctGGCCCGGCCAGCGTCTGAATCTGCTTCTGATTCCGGCTCTGCCGACGcggccccctcctctcccctccctccttcccggCCGAGCAGCCCCGCCCCCGGCTGGGCCCAGGCTGGAGCCCgctgcgccccccaccccctcttgGCACAGCTCGCCCGCCCTCGCTGCAGCCGGGAGGAGGCGGCGGCCCGGGCGCCCCAGGCCCCGCCCGCCCGCGGCCCGTCCCGGGAGGCCGGGAGACCTGCTCGACCCGGCCCTCGGTGG GCCCCGCGGGAGGACTCGCGGGCGTCCCCGCTGCTCCGCTCGGCCCGGAGCGTGCCCGCAGCGGCGCCCACCTCTGGGCCCCGATTGGGGCCGCCCGGGGGCTCTGGTGGCTCGGCACCCCGGGCCAGCGGGCAGAGCCTCGGACCGGGCTCTCTCTCTCCCGAGGGCAGCGACGTGGGGCCCCGGCCGGCCGGCTGA